The genomic segment ATTAAAAGCGCCTACGACCTGGAAATCCGGACGAGAAGGTTTGACATGACCGACGGTCACGATGGGACCGTCCGCCATACGAATGACTGCCATTTGACGCTCACCCCGTTTGCATCTTATTCTAACCCCATACTACTTTACAAGTACCCAATCTCCAAGCGGAGGGCTCGCGATCGGGCCATGCCGCGCGGAAGGTAGCGGAGGCCGAGGGATACGACTTGAATGAACCGATGAACGTACGCAGCAATGAGATCGTCGAGGTATGTCTGCTGGCGGGCAAAATTATGCTGGAGAACGGCGGGGAGACGTACCGCGTGGAGGATACGATGATACGGATCGCTTCCGCCTACGGTGCGGAGAATCCCCAGAGCTTCGTTATGCCGACGGGCATTATGTTCGCCATCGAAGGTTCGGAGGCGTCGACGCGGCTTGTCCGCATCTCGCAGCGGTCGACCAACCTGAACAAGGTGACGGAGGTAAACGACATCTCCAGGCGCATCGCGGGCGGCCAGCTGCCGCCGGTAGAGGCATGCAGGCTGCTCAAGGGGGTCGCAAGCGGGGCGCCCGTCTACCCGCTCAGGATTCAGCTGGTGCTGGCCGCGCTCGCGAGCGGATGCTTTCTCATTCTTTATGATGGAACCTGGGCAGACATGCCTGCGGCTATGCTCTGCGGCGGAACGGGCTTCTGGGTGCTTGGCCGGATGGCGCGGCTCAGCTCGATCCGGCTGTTCGGGGAGCTGATCGCGGCCCTGGTCGTCGGTCTGCTATCCTATCTGGTCGTGCATCTCGGCGTCGGCCAGCAGCATAGCACGATCATGATCGCGTCCGTCATGCCGCTCGTACCCGGGCTGCTCATCACCAACGCGGTTCGCGATCTGATGGCGGGGCATCTCGTGTCGGGCATTTCAAAGGGAGCGGAGGCGTTTTTGACGGCCTTCGCCATCGGCGGGGGCATCGGAATCGCGCTGACGTTGAATGGATAAGGGGGCGGTCGGGGCATGATCGCAGATTACTTTTCTCAAGCCATCGCAAGCTTCGTCGGCACGGCGTGCTTCGGCGTTATCTTCCAGATTCCGAAGCGAAGCCTGGTTCAGTGCGGCCTGGCAGGCATGGTCGGTTGGCTGGTGTACTACGGCTTGATCCAGGCGGACGCAGACCCGATTGCGGCTACATGGGCGTCCGCCGTGCTTATCGGCCTCATCGCTCACTATCTGGCGATCCGCTTCAAGGTGCCCGTCACCGTTTTCAGCGTATCCGGAATCATCCCTCTCGTCCCGGGCGGCATGGCCTACGACGCGATGCTGAGGGTCGTTCAGAACGACTATATGTCCGCAGTCGAGCTGGGGGCGAAGGCATTCATGCTATCCGGCGCGATCGCGGTAGGGCTCGTGTTCTCCGAGGTCGTCAATCAACTGGTGAAAAAGGTGCGGATGGGGATAGCGCGCGCAGGGGGCTGAATTTGGCAGGAAAAACCGTGCATCTGCGCACAAATCGTTGCTTGGGAGCGCAGATAGCCGGAAAAACCATGCATCTCCGCAAAATTCGCCGTCCGTGACCGAAGTTAGAAGGAAAAACCGTGCATCTGCGAACGATTCACCATCCGTGAGCCGAAGTTAGCCGGAAAAACCGTGCATCTCCGCACAAATCGTTGCTTGGGAGCGCAGATAGCCGGAAAAACCGTGCATCTCCCCGCCAAACGCCGCTGTTAAGTACGATGGCCAGCTAACTC from the Cohnella hashimotonis genome contains:
- a CDS encoding threonine/serine exporter family protein, which translates into the protein MNEPMNVRSNEIVEVCLLAGKIMLENGGETYRVEDTMIRIASAYGAENPQSFVMPTGIMFAIEGSEASTRLVRISQRSTNLNKVTEVNDISRRIAGGQLPPVEACRLLKGVASGAPVYPLRIQLVLAALASGCFLILYDGTWADMPAAMLCGGTGFWVLGRMARLSSIRLFGELIAALVVGLLSYLVVHLGVGQQHSTIMIASVMPLVPGLLITNAVRDLMAGHLVSGISKGAEAFLTAFAIGGGIGIALTLNG
- a CDS encoding threonine/serine exporter family protein; this encodes MIADYFSQAIASFVGTACFGVIFQIPKRSLVQCGLAGMVGWLVYYGLIQADADPIAATWASAVLIGLIAHYLAIRFKVPVTVFSVSGIIPLVPGGMAYDAMLRVVQNDYMSAVELGAKAFMLSGAIAVGLVFSEVVNQLVKKVRMGIARAGG